The Mesorhizobium loti genome includes a region encoding these proteins:
- a CDS encoding sarcosine oxidase subunit alpha, producing the protein MSPRRTDTGGRVDRLKTIRFTFDGAPYTGHAGDTLASALLAKGVTLYGRSFKYHRPRGLLTAGVEEPNALVTVLKGEVREPNIPATMVEIHDGLVAISQNRFPSLAWDINAVNQLGGKILSAGFYYKTFMGPVFGPLKGTRFWMFCEHFIRRAAGLGSAGSAKDPARYERMNAFCDVLVVGSGPAGLMAAKAAADQGARVMLADLEPRFGGSANWSDETIDGAPATDWARRIVAQLEGRDNVRLLPRTTVWGYYDNNTLAALERVSDHKEQPAKGEPRHRNWAIRAKSVVLATGAFERPLIFPGNDRPGVMLAHAAERYANEFGVLPGERIALFTNNDSAYRAAVALKKAGAAVVAIADVRPELSAEMRKLAAEAEAEIFAGHAVVATEGGKALSGLKLQRFDMTNGALIGDARSIHADCLLMSGGWSPTIHLASQAGAKAEWNAARQAFLPPKPTQSWIGAGAFTGSFSTTEAFAEGRAAGIAAAGGQSTPSVLPMVESVPGDPDPAPVFEIRAKGKSFVDFQHDVTAEDVRLAHREGFVSVEHLKRYTTLGMATDQGKSSNVPGLAIMAEALGKPIPEVGTTRFRPPFAPVSIGSLAAERFGDLKPERLTPMHDWHLANGATMYSAGLWYRPMIYGHAGETVEQAYVREAKATRESAGIVDVSTLGKIAVQGPDAAVFLDRVYTNMFSTLAVGKARYGLMLREDGLAFDDGTTWRLGEQDFLMTTTTANAGKVMQHLEYFLDVIWPELKVHVTSVTDEWAGAAIGGPRARQILATCVTGTSVDNATLPFMGIVRGEIAGVPVMICRLSFSGEMAFEVYSGAGHGSHVWEALVEAGKPFGLVSYGLEALGTMRIEKGHVTGAEIDGRTTARDLHLDWMLSKKKPFIGSAMMDREGLIASDRLELVGLIALDNRPLNGGAHIVEEVDEANPHGSIGHITACCYSPALGKHIALALVKGGKARQGTRAHVSDPLRNRFGPVEIVSNHFYDPDGSRMHG; encoded by the coding sequence TGGCCAAGGGCGTCACGCTTTACGGACGTTCGTTCAAATACCACCGCCCGCGCGGCCTGCTCACCGCAGGCGTCGAGGAGCCCAACGCCCTGGTGACGGTGCTGAAGGGCGAGGTCCGCGAGCCCAACATTCCGGCGACCATGGTCGAGATCCATGACGGGCTGGTCGCCATCAGCCAGAACCGCTTTCCCTCGCTTGCCTGGGACATCAATGCCGTCAACCAGCTCGGCGGCAAGATCCTGTCGGCCGGCTTCTACTACAAGACCTTCATGGGACCGGTGTTCGGTCCGCTCAAAGGCACGCGCTTCTGGATGTTCTGCGAGCATTTCATCCGCCGCGCCGCCGGCCTCGGCAGTGCCGGATCGGCAAAGGACCCGGCCCGCTACGAACGCATGAACGCCTTTTGCGACGTGCTGGTGGTCGGCTCGGGCCCCGCCGGGTTGATGGCCGCCAAGGCCGCCGCCGATCAGGGCGCGCGCGTCATGCTGGCTGATCTCGAGCCGCGCTTCGGCGGATCGGCCAACTGGTCGGATGAGACGATCGATGGCGCGCCGGCCACCGATTGGGCGCGCCGCATCGTCGCCCAGCTCGAAGGCCGCGACAATGTCCGACTTCTGCCGCGCACCACGGTGTGGGGCTACTACGACAACAACACGCTTGCCGCGCTCGAACGGGTCAGCGACCACAAGGAGCAGCCCGCCAAGGGCGAACCGCGCCATCGCAATTGGGCGATCCGCGCCAAATCCGTGGTCCTGGCCACCGGTGCTTTCGAGCGGCCGCTGATCTTCCCCGGCAATGACCGGCCAGGCGTGATGCTGGCGCATGCCGCCGAGCGCTATGCCAACGAGTTCGGCGTGCTGCCGGGCGAGCGGATCGCACTGTTCACCAACAATGACAGCGCCTATCGCGCGGCCGTCGCCTTGAAGAAAGCCGGTGCCGCGGTCGTCGCCATCGCCGATGTCAGGCCGGAGCTTTCCGCCGAAATGCGCAAGCTGGCCGCGGAAGCCGAGGCCGAAATCTTCGCTGGCCATGCTGTCGTCGCCACCGAGGGCGGCAAGGCGCTGTCCGGCCTCAAGCTGCAACGCTTCGACATGACCAATGGCGCGCTCATCGGCGATGCGCGCAGCATCCATGCCGATTGCCTGCTGATGTCAGGCGGCTGGTCGCCGACCATTCATCTGGCCAGCCAGGCCGGCGCCAAGGCGGAATGGAATGCCGCGCGGCAAGCCTTCCTGCCGCCAAAGCCGACACAGAGCTGGATCGGCGCCGGCGCCTTCACCGGCAGTTTTTCCACCACCGAAGCCTTCGCCGAAGGCCGCGCCGCCGGCATTGCCGCGGCCGGTGGACAGAGCACGCCTTCTGTATTGCCGATGGTAGAATCCGTACCCGGCGATCCCGATCCCGCCCCGGTGTTCGAGATCAGGGCCAAGGGCAAGAGTTTTGTCGATTTCCAGCACGACGTCACGGCCGAGGACGTGCGGCTGGCGCACCGCGAAGGCTTCGTCTCGGTCGAGCATCTGAAGCGCTACACCACGCTCGGCATGGCGACCGACCAGGGCAAGAGCTCCAACGTGCCTGGCCTTGCCATCATGGCCGAAGCGCTGGGCAAGCCGATCCCCGAGGTTGGCACGACGCGCTTCCGGCCGCCCTTTGCGCCGGTGTCGATCGGCTCGCTGGCGGCGGAACGCTTCGGCGACCTGAAGCCCGAGCGGCTGACGCCGATGCATGACTGGCACCTCGCCAATGGCGCGACGATGTACTCCGCTGGCCTCTGGTATCGGCCGATGATCTATGGCCATGCGGGCGAGACGGTCGAGCAGGCCTATGTGCGCGAAGCCAAGGCGACGCGCGAAAGCGCCGGCATCGTCGATGTCTCGACGCTGGGCAAGATTGCCGTGCAAGGCCCTGATGCGGCCGTCTTCCTCGACCGCGTCTACACCAACATGTTTTCGACGCTGGCCGTCGGCAAGGCCCGCTACGGTCTGATGCTGCGCGAGGATGGCCTCGCCTTTGACGACGGCACCACATGGCGGCTCGGCGAGCAGGATTTCCTGATGACCACCACCACGGCCAACGCCGGCAAGGTGATGCAGCATCTGGAATATTTCCTCGACGTCATCTGGCCGGAGCTGAAGGTCCACGTCACCTCGGTGACAGACGAATGGGCAGGTGCCGCGATCGGCGGGCCAAGGGCCAGGCAAATCCTCGCCACCTGTGTCACCGGCACATCGGTCGACAATGCCACCCTGCCCTTCATGGGCATCGTGCGCGGCGAGATAGCAGGCGTTCCGGTGATGATCTGCCGGCTCTCCTTCTCTGGTGAAATGGCCTTCGAGGTCTATTCCGGCGCCGGCCACGGCAGCCATGTCTGGGAAGCACTTGTCGAGGCAGGCAAGCCGTTCGGGCTGGTCAGCTACGGGCTCGAGGCGCTGGGCACGATGCGCATCGAAAAGGGCCATGTCACCGGCGCCGAGATCGACGGCCGCACCACCGCGCGCGACCTGCATCTCGACTGGATGCTGTCCAAGAAGAAGCCGTTCATCGGCTCGGCGATGATGGACCGCGAAGGCCTGATCGCGTCCGACCGGCTGGAACTGGTCGGCCTGATCGCCCTCGACAACCGGCCGCTCAACGGCGGCGCGCACATCGTAGAAGAGGTCGACGAAGCCAATCCGCACGGCTCGATCGGTCACATCACCGCCTGCTGCTATTCGCCGGCGCTCGGCAAGCACATCGCGCTGGCGCTGGTCAAGGGCGGCAAGGCACGGCAGGGCACACGCGCCCATGTCTCCGATCCGTTGCGCAACCGGTTCGGACCGGTCGAGATCGTCTCCAACCACTTCTACGACCCGGACGGGAGCCGCATGCATGGTTGA